A single region of the Salicibibacter cibi genome encodes:
- the pxpB gene encoding 5-oxoprolinase subunit PxpB, with the protein MSAQAKKPELYVLSETAINIVFGTEIDPEIHKRTKKLMDLLEEAPFEWYLECVPSYTGLTVFYDPIKVLRIMGKRDTPSAYVMEKLREKVREIGETTGEEGERAVVTIPVCYEEAFGLDLSHVATENGLSEEEVIRIHTSGEYLVYMIGFAPGFSFLGGMSQKIATPRRSEPRTKIPAGAVGIAGIQTGVYPLETPGGWQLIGQTPLKMFDPNREQPSLLKSGDTVYFKAITRTEFEAYEEGDM; encoded by the coding sequence ATGTCTGCGCAGGCAAAAAAACCGGAACTATACGTGTTATCAGAAACCGCGATCAATATTGTTTTTGGGACGGAAATTGATCCGGAAATCCATAAACGCACAAAAAAATTGATGGACTTGTTGGAAGAAGCTCCATTCGAATGGTATCTCGAATGCGTTCCGAGCTATACTGGTCTAACCGTCTTTTACGACCCGATAAAGGTGCTCCGTATCATGGGGAAAAGAGACACCCCGAGTGCATACGTGATGGAAAAGTTGCGGGAAAAAGTTCGTGAGATAGGGGAGACGACGGGGGAAGAAGGCGAGAGGGCTGTCGTAACGATCCCCGTTTGTTATGAAGAAGCTTTTGGTCTCGATTTGTCCCATGTGGCGACGGAGAATGGCCTTTCTGAAGAAGAAGTGATCCGAATTCATACAAGCGGCGAGTATCTGGTATACATGATCGGTTTTGCTCCCGGCTTTTCTTTTCTTGGCGGTATGTCGCAAAAGATTGCTACGCCGCGCAGGAGTGAACCACGAACAAAAATCCCCGCCGGTGCTGTCGGAATCGCCGGCATTCAAACAGGAGTGTATCCGCTTGAGACACCGGGAGGATGGCAACTGATCGGGCAAACACCCCTTAAAATGTTTGACCCTAACCGGGAACAACCGAGCTTGCTGAAGTCCGGGGACACGGTTTATTTTAAGGCAATTACGCGCACGGAGTTCGAAGCGTACGAGGAGGGGGACATGTGA
- a CDS encoding L-lactate MFS transporter → MQANKNRWLIAVSAIAIHLSIGSVYAYSVYQNPLNESLGWDIGAVTFAFTTAIFFLGMSAAFLGKFVERNGPSKSAMISAVLFGTGTLGAGFGIQMESLPLFILFYGVIGGVGLGIGYISPVSTLVKWFPDRRGLATGMAVLGFGAGSLITSPVAESLMGMISIPATFYTLGVAYLILMFAGASYIAPPPEGWEPASMKKQEQKKKEKKKDTQGDLAQLNARQSLKTFRFYLLWGMMFINISAGIMLLAVASNMTQAITGTSSAAAATIVGIMGFFNGFGRIGWASASDYIGRTNTYMIFFALQLGAFILLPFTTNEIFFAILLFIIMTCYGGGFACLPAYIGDLFGTKQLGAIHGYTLTAWAMAGVFGPMAVSTIVGATADYTDAFVLFIFLLAIALVMAILMHFNIKRIRNQQQVTSG, encoded by the coding sequence TTGCAAGCAAACAAAAATCGTTGGTTAATTGCTGTATCAGCCATTGCTATTCATTTGTCGATCGGTTCCGTCTATGCCTATAGTGTGTACCAAAATCCATTGAACGAATCGCTTGGTTGGGACATCGGGGCGGTAACATTCGCCTTTACGACTGCAATATTTTTTCTCGGGATGTCCGCCGCTTTTCTCGGAAAATTTGTCGAGCGTAACGGTCCCAGCAAATCCGCCATGATCTCTGCCGTTCTGTTTGGCACGGGAACATTAGGTGCGGGTTTCGGGATACAGATGGAGAGTTTACCTCTCTTTATTCTTTTTTACGGCGTGATCGGTGGTGTCGGTCTTGGGATCGGTTACATATCGCCCGTTTCCACCCTCGTTAAGTGGTTTCCGGACAGACGCGGACTCGCAACAGGCATGGCCGTCCTCGGCTTCGGTGCCGGTTCTCTCATTACCAGCCCGGTGGCCGAAAGCTTGATGGGCATGATTAGTATTCCTGCGACATTCTACACGCTAGGAGTTGCCTATTTAATCCTCATGTTTGCCGGTGCCAGCTATATCGCTCCGCCACCGGAAGGTTGGGAACCGGCAAGCATGAAAAAGCAGGAACAAAAAAAGAAGGAAAAGAAAAAAGATACCCAGGGAGATCTGGCGCAACTCAATGCCCGACAATCATTGAAAACATTCCGTTTTTATTTGCTGTGGGGGATGATGTTTATCAACATTTCCGCGGGGATCATGCTGCTCGCTGTCGCCTCAAATATGACGCAGGCGATTACAGGCACAAGCTCAGCCGCCGCGGCGACCATTGTCGGCATCATGGGTTTTTTCAACGGTTTCGGGAGAATTGGCTGGGCAAGCGCTTCGGATTATATCGGCCGCACAAACACGTATATGATCTTTTTCGCATTACAATTGGGAGCATTTATCCTCTTGCCATTCACAACCAATGAAATCTTTTTCGCGATTCTCTTATTTATTATCATGACTTGCTATGGCGGAGGCTTCGCCTGTTTGCCGGCTTACATCGGCGATTTATTTGGCACGAAACAGTTGGGAGCGATTCACGGCTATACACTAACCGCCTGGGCAATGGCAGGTGTTTTCGGGCCAATGGCTGTTTCCACAATCGTTGGAGCTACCGCTGATTATACAGATGCCTTTGTTTTATTTATCTTTTTGTTAGCGATAGCACTTGTGATGGCTATTCTGATGCATTTTAATATCAAACGCATCCGTAATCAGCAACAGGTGACAAGTGGATGA
- the larE gene encoding ATP-dependent sacrificial sulfur transferase LarE, translated as MKQAEKLHALQELLAELKTVVVAYSGGVDSTFLLAVALQTLGKDHVLAVTANSETLPERELAEAKEFAASLGAHHQVIETSELAVEGFEDNLQNRCYLCRDNLFENLRPILEAEGFENIVFGLIADDMGEHRPGVVAAREHGVRGPLQEVELYKDEIRALSQEMGLSTWNKPSYACLASRIAYEEKITIGKLEKVDQAEQCVQSFGVRQVRVRAHEQIARIEVEPGDMEKVLNHHDEITGQLRELGFVYVTLDLAGYKSGSMNAALATEKAN; from the coding sequence ATGAAACAAGCAGAAAAGCTACACGCACTCCAAGAGTTGTTGGCAGAATTAAAAACGGTCGTAGTGGCGTATTCCGGTGGTGTAGATAGCACATTTTTATTAGCTGTTGCTTTGCAGACATTAGGCAAAGACCATGTGCTGGCGGTGACGGCAAACTCCGAAACGCTTCCTGAACGGGAACTCGCGGAGGCAAAGGAATTCGCGGCGAGCTTAGGTGCACATCATCAAGTGATAGAAACATCAGAATTAGCCGTTGAAGGCTTTGAGGATAACTTGCAAAATCGTTGCTATTTGTGCCGTGATAATCTGTTTGAGAATTTACGGCCAATTTTAGAAGCTGAAGGCTTTGAAAATATTGTTTTCGGATTGATTGCTGATGATATGGGTGAGCACCGACCCGGTGTTGTTGCAGCCAGAGAACACGGCGTACGCGGTCCTCTTCAAGAAGTAGAGTTATATAAAGACGAGATACGGGCGCTATCACAAGAGATGGGCTTGAGTACATGGAATAAGCCTTCCTATGCCTGTTTGGCATCACGAATTGCTTACGAAGAAAAGATCACTATCGGAAAATTAGAAAAGGTGGACCAGGCAGAACAATGCGTACAATCCTTCGGTGTTCGTCAAGTGCGCGTACGTGCTCACGAACAGATCGCCCGCATTGAAGTGGAGCCCGGAGATATGGAAAAGGTGCTCAATCATCATGATGAGATTACCGGTCAGCTACGTGAACTAGGGTTTGTCTACGTAACACTAGATTTAGCAGGTTACAAAAGCGGCAGCATGAATGCTGCCTTAGCCACAGAAAAAGCGAACTGA
- the larB gene encoding nickel pincer cofactor biosynthesis protein LarB, which produces MTNFEDLGFSKVDYDREERTGFPEIVYGLSKTSEQLKKIVEKLVSNHNKTLVTRISKEKATDVMASVPGGDYCARSQTLVYGENEPLDEGYVLIACAGTSDLPVADEAARTCKWMGCRVKTLYDVGVAGIDRLLAHRELIQGASVVIVIAGMEGALASVVGGLVKRPVIAVPTSVGYGTNLEGLTPLLAMLNSCSSGMSVVNIDNGFGGAYQATLIMKLAVDGGHPN; this is translated from the coding sequence ATGACAAATTTTGAAGATCTTGGTTTTAGCAAAGTGGATTATGATCGGGAAGAACGTACAGGTTTCCCGGAAATCGTATATGGCTTGTCCAAAACAAGTGAACAGTTAAAAAAAATTGTCGAAAAGCTCGTTTCGAATCATAACAAAACCCTGGTTACCCGCATTAGTAAAGAGAAGGCTACGGATGTGATGGCTTCAGTTCCCGGAGGTGATTACTGTGCACGCTCACAAACCCTTGTTTATGGTGAAAATGAACCGCTAGACGAGGGGTACGTATTGATTGCATGTGCGGGCACGTCGGATCTTCCTGTGGCTGATGAAGCTGCACGTACATGTAAATGGATGGGCTGTCGAGTGAAAACATTATACGATGTGGGTGTTGCCGGGATCGATCGCTTGCTTGCCCATCGCGAACTCATTCAAGGGGCAAGCGTGGTCATTGTGATTGCAGGCATGGAGGGCGCGTTGGCAAGCGTGGTCGGGGGATTGGTGAAGCGCCCGGTCATCGCGGTCCCAACATCTGTGGGTTATGGAACGAATCTTGAAGGTCTCACACCACTTTTGGCTATGCTTAATTCCTGTTCATCGGGCATGAGTGTGGTTAATATTGACAACGGGTTTGGTGGGGCATATCAAGCGACTCTTATAATGAAATTGGCAGTTGATGGAGGGCATCCGAATTGA
- the tenA gene encoding thiaminase II — protein MTFSKRIRKTADPIWKASHEHPFVQGIGHGTLDIESFKFFMCQDYKYLIEYSRVMAMGTVLAPDLKTMSGFAKALDETLNMEMDLHRSYAERLGISREDLEETVPGPITLAYSGYMMAEAQKGSIAELIAAILPCAWSYYEIGLELAKIPGATEHERYGEWVRMYASDEFGEIGEWLIGKLDELAKGKTKEELDRLEAIFLNTSRYEYMFWDMAYKREGWPVRE, from the coding sequence ATGACATTCAGCAAACGCATTCGAAAAACAGCGGACCCGATCTGGAAAGCAAGTCATGAACATCCCTTTGTACAGGGAATCGGACACGGCACATTGGACATTGAATCTTTTAAATTTTTCATGTGCCAGGATTACAAATACTTAATTGAGTATTCCCGCGTCATGGCCATGGGCACCGTTCTTGCGCCTGACTTGAAAACGATGTCCGGATTCGCCAAAGCCCTCGACGAAACCTTGAACATGGAAATGGATCTTCATCGTTCCTATGCTGAACGTCTGGGCATTTCCCGTGAAGATCTTGAAGAAACTGTTCCCGGCCCTATCACCCTTGCTTACAGTGGCTACATGATGGCGGAAGCCCAAAAGGGGTCCATCGCGGAGCTGATCGCAGCTATTCTCCCGTGCGCCTGGAGCTATTACGAAATCGGCCTTGAACTCGCGAAAATCCCCGGCGCCACCGAACACGAACGATACGGCGAATGGGTGCGGATGTATGCTTCCGATGAATTCGGCGAAATTGGCGAATGGTTGATCGGGAAACTGGATGAACTCGCGAAAGGAAAAACGAAAGAAGAGCTGGACCGACTGGAGGCCATTTTTCTGAACACGAGCCGGTATGAGTATATGTTCTGGGATATGGCATATAAGCGGGAGGGGTGGCCTGTACGGGAATAA
- a CDS encoding YciI family protein has product MKYFAVLLPTIDAEKSAEYRSQHLDYLEKMRNDGHIFANGRFTDGSGGLVIYTAQNLEQAVRYVQNDPFVIHKARGYEIHEWDMVLPGT; this is encoded by the coding sequence ATGAAATATTTTGCTGTATTGTTACCTACTATTGATGCAGAAAAAAGTGCTGAATATCGTTCCCAGCATTTAGATTATCTGGAGAAGATGAGAAATGACGGACATATTTTTGCTAATGGACGTTTTACTGACGGATCTGGCGGATTGGTCATTTATACGGCACAGAATTTAGAGCAAGCTGTTCGCTATGTTCAAAATGATCCATTTGTGATTCACAAAGCCAGGGGCTATGAGATTCACGAATGGGATATGGTTCTTCCAGGAACTTGA
- the larA gene encoding nickel-dependent lactate racemase — protein sequence MKQTLLYGQEDLDVQVPDDTVVIEPSNIPALERQEEAILEAMNTPIGTPPLREVVTETDTVAIVISDITRPTPNDILVPTIIKTLDHVPLKNIVIINGTGTHRDQTKDEFVGMLGQWIVDNIRIVNNHCHEKDEHVKVGHSSYGCDVYLNKEYVEADFRISTGFIEPHFFAGFSGGPKGIMPGIAGIETIMTFHNARMIGDLRSTWGNMEDNPLQNMTREINQMCKPDFMLNVTLNREKDITEVFAGELYEAHDKGCEYVKEHAMVQCDERFDVVITSNSGYPLDQNLYQAVKGMSAAQKIVKEGGSIIVASECSDGLPGHGNYADILKMADTPQQLLEMIEDPEFKMFDQWQVQKQAVIQVWSDVYVYSGLSDEQVKTAMLKPSQSIEETLAELRRKYGEQMSVAILPLGPLTIPYVEEK from the coding sequence ATGAAACAAACACTATTGTATGGCCAAGAAGATTTAGATGTTCAGGTTCCGGACGATACAGTCGTTATAGAACCATCGAATATTCCAGCACTTGAAAGACAGGAGGAAGCGATTCTTGAAGCCATGAACACGCCCATCGGGACACCACCTCTTAGAGAGGTGGTGACCGAAACAGATACAGTGGCGATCGTGATCAGTGATATTACAAGACCAACGCCCAACGATATCCTCGTCCCTACGATTATAAAGACGCTGGACCATGTCCCGCTGAAAAATATCGTGATTATTAATGGAACCGGCACCCACCGCGACCAAACAAAGGATGAATTTGTGGGGATGCTCGGACAATGGATTGTAGACAACATCCGCATCGTTAATAACCATTGCCATGAAAAAGATGAACATGTCAAAGTGGGCCATAGTTCTTACGGTTGTGACGTCTATTTAAATAAAGAGTACGTGGAAGCCGATTTCCGTATTAGCACAGGGTTTATTGAACCGCATTTTTTCGCCGGCTTTTCCGGAGGACCAAAAGGTATCATGCCGGGGATTGCAGGCATTGAAACAATCATGACGTTTCACAATGCCCGTATGATTGGTGATCTCCGTTCTACATGGGGGAACATGGAAGATAACCCTTTGCAAAATATGACGCGTGAAATCAATCAGATGTGCAAGCCTGATTTTATGTTGAATGTAACCCTCAATCGAGAAAAGGACATTACGGAAGTTTTCGCAGGAGAATTGTATGAAGCCCATGATAAAGGATGTGAGTATGTAAAGGAACACGCAATGGTGCAATGTGACGAACGTTTTGATGTCGTGATCACCTCGAATTCCGGTTACCCGCTTGACCAAAACCTTTACCAAGCGGTTAAAGGAATGAGCGCCGCACAAAAGATTGTGAAAGAAGGCGGTAGCATCATCGTCGCTTCTGAGTGTTCCGACGGATTACCCGGTCATGGGAATTATGCCGACATTCTGAAGATGGCAGACACACCACAGCAATTGTTGGAGATGATCGAGGATCCGGAATTTAAGATGTTTGATCAGTGGCAAGTGCAGAAGCAAGCCGTTATACAGGTCTGGTCAGATGTATATGTATACTCCGGGCTAAGTGATGAGCAAGTAAAAACAGCGATGCTCAAGCCAAGCCAATCGATTGAAGAGACGTTAGCTGAACTTCGTAGAAAATATGGTGAACAGATGTCAGTGGCCATTTTGCCACTCGGACCTTTAACGATCCCGTATGTAGAAGAGAAATAA
- a CDS encoding LamB/YcsF family protein, with protein MKTIDMNCDMGESFGVYTLGTDEEILPYVSSANIACGFHAGDPSIMRKTVKLAIENDVAIGAHPGLPDLMGFGRRHIDLLPEEAYDIVAYQVGALWGVVQTEGGRLRHVKAHGMLYNRATQDPELADAIARAVYDIDPDLVLFGLAGGELLKAGKKIGLKTGSEVFADRTYQEDGTLTSRREANALVEDADVAGDQVIRMTDEGKVRSQQGKDVDILAETVCIHGDGPHALAFGKNIRKKIENADIDIRPIG; from the coding sequence ATGAAAACCATCGACATGAACTGTGATATGGGTGAAAGCTTTGGCGTTTATACACTTGGAACGGATGAGGAAATTCTCCCTTACGTTTCTTCCGCCAACATCGCCTGTGGATTTCATGCTGGCGATCCTTCGATCATGCGGAAAACGGTGAAACTGGCGATTGAAAATGATGTTGCAATCGGTGCGCATCCCGGATTGCCGGATCTCATGGGATTTGGGCGTCGTCACATTGACCTTTTACCCGAGGAAGCGTACGACATTGTCGCCTATCAAGTTGGCGCGTTATGGGGTGTCGTACAAACGGAAGGCGGACGACTGCGACATGTGAAAGCCCATGGCATGCTCTATAATAGGGCGACGCAGGACCCGGAACTAGCAGATGCCATTGCCCGGGCGGTTTATGATATTGATCCCGACCTGGTTCTTTTCGGCCTGGCCGGTGGCGAGCTCCTTAAAGCGGGAAAAAAAATCGGGTTGAAAACGGGCAGTGAGGTATTCGCCGACCGTACGTATCAGGAAGATGGAACACTTACCTCACGTCGTGAGGCGAACGCTTTGGTTGAGGACGCCGACGTAGCGGGAGATCAAGTCATTCGCATGACTGACGAGGGTAAAGTGCGTTCGCAACAAGGCAAAGACGTGGATATCCTCGCCGAAACCGTCTGTATCCACGGCGACGGTCCCCATGCATTGGCGTTCGGGAAGAACATTCGGAAAAAAATCGAAAATGCCGATATCGATATTCGGCCAATCGGATAG
- the larC gene encoding nickel pincer cofactor biosynthesis protein LarC, whose protein sequence is MKTLYIDTVSGIAGDMTLAALADLGVNLEKVAVDLRTLPIDTFAMDTKNIDKKGISSKQLLLTLDEEHSHQHGHGHHHSHNHDHSHDHHHHRKASDILAMIADSELPERVKERSMKIFEVIADSEGKIHGMDPKDVHFHEVGAMDSIIDIIGVCLALEQLDVDQITASPVPTGSGKLHMAHGLYPIPAPATADLLKGIPLVSFDVTGELTTPTGAGILKALSNHFGPIPEGTITGIGYGAGKKDFPHHPNVLRVLLMEGVQSHQNQERIHILECQVDDMTGEVLGYTMEKLFEIGVLDAYYTPVYMKKNRPGVLITALTDTLHVDEAEKCLLEETSTFGVRRTEAKRHPLHRKVESFSTSLGDVRVKIGYDKNKTYQTSLEYEDIRQIAQKEGKSFAHVYERVWREISIDDQINHQ, encoded by the coding sequence TTGAAAACCTTATATATCGACACAGTATCTGGTATTGCCGGAGATATGACACTGGCTGCGCTTGCGGATTTGGGGGTAAATCTGGAGAAAGTTGCTGTTGATTTGCGAACATTACCCATTGATACTTTTGCGATGGATACAAAAAATATCGACAAGAAAGGGATATCGTCAAAGCAATTACTGCTTACGCTTGATGAGGAACATAGCCATCAACATGGTCACGGACATCACCATAGTCATAACCATGATCATTCACACGACCATCATCACCATCGCAAAGCGTCTGACATTCTGGCAATGATTGCAGATAGCGAGCTTCCAGAACGGGTGAAAGAAAGAAGTATGAAAATATTTGAAGTCATCGCGGATTCTGAAGGTAAAATCCATGGGATGGACCCAAAAGATGTCCATTTCCATGAGGTCGGCGCCATGGATTCCATTATTGATATTATCGGTGTTTGCTTGGCGTTAGAGCAATTGGACGTTGATCAAATTACGGCTTCACCCGTGCCCACCGGATCTGGCAAGTTGCATATGGCACATGGACTTTATCCAATTCCGGCACCGGCAACGGCTGATTTGTTAAAAGGAATACCATTAGTATCATTTGACGTTACCGGTGAACTCACAACTCCTACAGGTGCCGGGATATTAAAAGCACTAAGTAATCATTTCGGACCGATTCCCGAGGGAACGATCACTGGCATTGGTTATGGTGCCGGAAAAAAAGATTTCCCCCATCACCCCAATGTTTTACGTGTGCTGCTCATGGAAGGTGTGCAAAGCCATCAAAACCAGGAAAGGATCCATATCCTGGAATGCCAAGTCGATGATATGACAGGTGAAGTGCTAGGCTATACGATGGAGAAATTGTTTGAAATTGGTGTACTGGACGCGTATTATACACCTGTTTATATGAAAAAAAACCGACCTGGTGTGTTGATTACGGCACTTACAGACACACTTCATGTGGATGAAGCAGAAAAATGCCTGTTAGAAGAGACAAGCACATTTGGGGTAAGACGTACAGAGGCAAAGCGACACCCTTTACATCGTAAAGTTGAATCCTTTTCCACCTCACTGGGTGACGTTAGAGTAAAGATAGGGTATGATAAAAATAAAACGTATCAAACCTCGCTTGAGTATGAAGACATTAGGCAGATTGCACAAAAAGAGGGCAAATCTTTTGCGCATGTATATGAAAGGGTTTGGCGAGAAATCAGCATTGACGATCAAATAAACCATCAGTAA
- a CDS encoding acetylornithine deacetylase yields the protein METLIQQVEERRDELISLLSDLIAFRTPAPPARNTDEIQRYIADKLQTIGFDVDHWDVYLGDPNVVGSRKGSHSENFHSLILNGHIDVASVEEDEDWETPPFEAVIRDRTLFGRGAADMKGGVAACLFALQLLHENNVELRGDMLLQSVIGEEVGEAGTKQCCDRGYDADFAIVADTSDCEIHGQGGVITGWVTVKSPTTHHDGTRHRMVHAGGGLRAASAIEKMNKLITALQELERDWAINKSYPGFTPGTNTINPAVIEGGRHAAFVADECRLWITVHFYPDESADSVAKEIEEHLLATANADLWMKNYPPTFQWGGASMIEERGEVFPSFTVDEDHAAVDDLMKAHEHTFSKPAKISMSPSVNDGGWLAEAGIPTVCYGPGKLKHAHAINEQLNIDQLLDYTKTLLRFIVKWCNQPKERS from the coding sequence ATGGAAACGCTCATTCAACAAGTGGAAGAGCGCAGAGATGAGTTAATTAGCTTGCTTTCGGATTTAATCGCGTTTCGCACACCTGCGCCGCCGGCCAGAAACACAGATGAGATTCAAAGATACATAGCCGACAAACTCCAAACGATCGGTTTTGATGTAGACCACTGGGACGTTTACCTCGGGGATCCGAATGTTGTTGGCTCACGTAAAGGCTCCCATTCAGAAAATTTTCATAGTCTAATATTGAATGGCCACATCGATGTGGCCTCGGTGGAAGAAGACGAAGACTGGGAAACGCCTCCGTTTGAAGCAGTTATCCGCGATCGAACGCTCTTCGGACGTGGAGCAGCGGATATGAAAGGAGGTGTTGCCGCCTGTTTATTTGCGCTTCAACTGTTGCACGAGAATAACGTCGAGCTTCGCGGAGACATGTTGTTGCAATCTGTGATTGGCGAGGAAGTTGGAGAGGCCGGCACGAAGCAGTGTTGCGATCGGGGCTATGATGCGGATTTCGCCATCGTCGCCGACACAAGCGATTGTGAGATTCACGGACAAGGCGGTGTGATCACAGGCTGGGTAACGGTGAAAAGCCCGACGACCCATCATGATGGCACACGCCACCGTATGGTCCACGCCGGTGGTGGATTACGCGCGGCAAGCGCCATCGAAAAAATGAACAAGTTGATTACCGCCCTACAAGAATTAGAGCGTGATTGGGCGATTAACAAATCATATCCCGGTTTCACTCCGGGGACGAACACGATTAACCCCGCTGTCATTGAAGGGGGGCGCCATGCCGCTTTCGTAGCAGACGAATGTCGGCTCTGGATCACTGTTCATTTTTATCCGGATGAAAGTGCAGATTCCGTGGCAAAAGAAATCGAAGAACACCTACTGGCAACGGCAAACGCAGATCTCTGGATGAAAAATTACCCCCCAACGTTTCAATGGGGCGGCGCATCGATGATTGAAGAGCGCGGCGAGGTGTTTCCGTCTTTTACCGTTGATGAAGATCATGCAGCTGTCGATGACTTGATGAAAGCGCATGAGCATACATTTTCAAAACCTGCAAAAATATCCATGTCGCCATCTGTCAATGACGGCGGTTGGCTCGCCGAGGCCGGCATCCCTACGGTTTGCTACGGCCCCGGAAAATTGAAACATGCGCACGCCATTAATGAACAACTCAACATCGATCAATTGCTGGACTACACGAAAACACTGCTCCGCTTCATCGTTAAGTGGTGCAATCAACCAAAGGAGAGATCATAA
- a CDS encoding biotin-dependent carboxyltransferase family protein has translation MSLSILKAGLFTTVQDRGRIGFLQHGVLESGAMDRIALQSANAIVGNHENEAVLEMTMNGPEIKVERDSLIAVTGGGMVPTVNGTAYSLGVPLFVPAESTLAFKPVALGYRAYLAVAGSIDVPVVMNSKSTYVRAGIGGFEGRALQKGDRLHIGKKNKEAMKRFDQIAQKADGGVFAENWGANGSLLDRGQQKIRAFPGTHFKQFTAKSRERFFQQAFTVSTQSDRMGYRLQTEEDAPIERQESFSLLSEPVAFGTVQVPSDGQPIVLMADRQTTGGYPRFAQVAAVDLGRFAQFRPNEQVMFEPITFQEAETLYLKQAQAMRERKIGIALKWKDY, from the coding sequence GTGAGTTTATCTATCTTGAAAGCGGGCTTGTTTACGACCGTTCAAGATCGAGGCCGAATTGGCTTTTTGCAGCACGGGGTTTTGGAGAGCGGCGCGATGGATCGTATCGCTTTGCAAAGCGCAAATGCCATCGTGGGCAATCATGAAAATGAAGCTGTGCTTGAAATGACGATGAACGGTCCGGAGATCAAGGTCGAGAGGGATAGTCTTATAGCAGTAACAGGGGGCGGAATGGTGCCAACAGTCAATGGTACGGCTTACTCACTTGGGGTACCTCTTTTTGTCCCTGCCGAAAGTACGCTTGCGTTTAAACCGGTTGCCCTCGGTTATCGCGCTTATCTGGCGGTTGCGGGTAGTATCGATGTACCTGTAGTGATGAATAGTAAGAGTACGTATGTGCGTGCGGGAATCGGAGGTTTTGAAGGTAGAGCACTTCAAAAAGGTGACCGATTACATATAGGGAAGAAAAATAAAGAAGCGATGAAGCGATTTGATCAAATTGCTCAAAAAGCGGATGGCGGCGTCTTCGCTGAAAACTGGGGAGCAAATGGCAGTCTGCTCGACCGCGGACAACAAAAAATACGGGCGTTTCCCGGTACCCATTTTAAGCAGTTTACAGCGAAGAGTCGGGAACGATTTTTCCAACAAGCGTTTACCGTTTCGACACAATCGGATCGTATGGGGTATCGGTTGCAAACAGAAGAAGACGCTCCCATCGAACGCCAAGAATCTTTTAGCCTCTTATCGGAACCTGTCGCGTTTGGGACGGTGCAAGTTCCGAGTGATGGCCAACCGATCGTTTTAATGGCTGATCGGCAGACGACAGGCGGGTATCCGCGTTTTGCACAAGTGGCAGCGGTTGATTTAGGGCGGTTTGCCCAGTTCCGGCCGAATGAACAAGTAATGTTTGAACCGATTACCTTTCAAGAAGCTGAAACGCTTTATTTAAAACAAGCCCAAGCAATGCGTGAAAGAAAAATAGGGATTGCTTTAAAATGGAAAGATTATTAG
- a CDS encoding reverse transcriptase domain-containing protein, with translation MVIEIKQPTRRYYSIIDKVYRMENLQEAVKTNKGSAGIDGETIKWFEIQEDQNLREIQRFLQENRYQPNPALRHYIPKDDGKKKRPLGIPTVRDRIVQQAVRQMIEPLFDRDFYRHSYGFRKEHSQHQALDTVV, from the coding sequence GTGGTGATAGAGATAAAACAACCAACGCGCAGATACTATTCCATCATTGATAAGGTGTATCGAATGGAAAACCTGCAAGAAGCGGTGAAAACCAATAAGGGGAGTGCAGGCATTGACGGGGAAACCATCAAGTGGTTTGAGATTCAGGAGGATCAGAACCTGAGAGAAATCCAACGATTCCTCCAGGAGAATCGTTACCAACCCAATCCAGCCTTGCGGCACTACATCCCCAAGGATGACGGTAAAAAGAAGCGCCCACTTGGTATCCCAACAGTGCGGGATCGCATCGTGCAACAAGCCGTGCGGCAGATGATTGAACCTCTTTTTGATCGAGACTTCTATCGTCACAGTTACGGATTCCGGAAAGAGCATTCCCAGCATCAGGCGCTCGATACCGTCGTATGA